The Candidatus Eisenbacteria bacterium genome window below encodes:
- the ptsP gene encoding phosphoenolpyruvate--protein phosphotransferase → MKLSGIAASPGIGVGPAFVLESEELAVRDFKVPADKVEREIEFFDKALKQSRRDVAQLRDGIATELGENEAAIYDAHVMMLDDPELHRVVTEGIRTTRRNAGVVFRDYMSGVAARLERVEDEYLRERHADVLDIERRVLRYLVGGGQRRVGLPGPAVVIAHDIGPSDVAMLDRTKVLGVVTEVGSRTSHSAIVARGRGIPAVVGARGVIEHVKTGEMSLVDGFRGEVELNPDPETVNRYKARRARFDQDLVKLRELRQLPAQTLDGHRVDLGGNIELPTDVDEVIAVGADGVGLFRTEFFYLDRAELPSEEEQFIAYRTVAEKLAPRPVIFRTMDLGGDKVASYLGTTHETNPFLGYRGIRFALHHPEVFRAQLRAIYRASAFGNVRLMFPMISSLGELRRATALCSEVAAELARTQVAYDREIQVGMMVETPSAVWEADLMAKLTDFFSIGTNDLTQYTLAMDRDNERLSHLYEPLSPAVLRSIRHTVECGHRAGRWVGVCGEMAGDPRTAVLLVGLGVDELSMSSFDLPRVKAAIRSVNMTQARQLSQEALELSSAAEVRECLSCKLDPILPALALGVKDNT, encoded by the coding sequence GTGAAGCTTTCCGGGATCGCCGCCTCACCGGGCATCGGCGTCGGCCCGGCCTTCGTGCTCGAGTCCGAGGAGCTGGCGGTGCGCGACTTCAAGGTGCCGGCGGACAAGGTGGAGCGCGAGATCGAGTTCTTCGACAAGGCGCTCAAGCAGTCGCGCCGCGATGTGGCGCAGCTCCGCGACGGCATCGCCACCGAGCTGGGCGAAAACGAGGCCGCCATCTACGACGCCCACGTCATGATGCTCGACGACCCGGAGCTGCACCGTGTGGTGACCGAGGGCATCCGCACCACTCGCCGCAATGCCGGGGTGGTGTTCCGCGACTACATGTCGGGCGTGGCCGCGCGCCTGGAGCGCGTCGAGGACGAATACCTGCGCGAGCGCCACGCCGACGTGCTCGACATCGAGCGCCGTGTGCTGCGCTACCTGGTGGGAGGCGGGCAGCGCCGCGTCGGCCTGCCCGGTCCGGCGGTCGTGATCGCCCACGACATCGGGCCGAGCGACGTGGCCATGCTCGACCGCACCAAGGTGCTGGGCGTGGTCACCGAGGTGGGGAGCCGCACCTCGCACAGCGCGATCGTCGCGCGCGGCCGCGGCATCCCCGCGGTGGTGGGGGCGCGCGGCGTGATCGAGCACGTCAAGACGGGCGAGATGAGCCTGGTGGACGGGTTCCGCGGCGAGGTCGAGCTCAATCCGGACCCGGAGACCGTCAACCGCTACAAGGCGCGGCGCGCGCGCTTCGACCAGGACCTGGTGAAGCTGCGCGAGCTGCGCCAGCTGCCGGCGCAGACGCTGGATGGCCACCGCGTGGACCTCGGCGGCAACATCGAGCTGCCGACCGACGTCGACGAGGTGATCGCGGTAGGCGCCGACGGCGTCGGACTCTTCCGCACCGAGTTCTTCTACCTCGACCGCGCCGAGCTGCCGAGCGAGGAGGAGCAGTTCATCGCGTATCGGACCGTGGCCGAGAAGCTGGCCCCGAGGCCGGTCATCTTCCGCACCATGGACCTGGGTGGCGACAAGGTCGCCTCGTACCTGGGCACGACGCACGAGACCAACCCGTTCCTCGGCTATCGCGGGATCCGGTTTGCGCTCCATCATCCCGAGGTGTTTCGTGCCCAGCTCCGCGCCATCTACCGGGCGAGCGCGTTCGGCAACGTGCGGCTGATGTTCCCGATGATCTCGAGCCTGGGGGAGCTGCGGCGCGCCACGGCCCTGTGCTCCGAAGTCGCGGCCGAGCTCGCCCGCACCCAGGTGGCCTACGATCGCGAGATCCAGGTCGGCATGATGGTCGAGACTCCGAGCGCGGTGTGGGAAGCTGATCTCATGGCGAAGCTCACCGACTTCTTCTCGATCGGCACCAACGACCTCACCCAGTACACGCTGGCCATGGACCGCGACAACGAGCGGCTCTCGCATCTCTACGAGCCGCTGAGCCCCGCGGTGCTGCGCAGCATTCGCCACACCGTGGAGTGCGGCCACCGCGCCGGCCGCTGGGTGGGCGTGTGCGGCGAGATGGCGGGCGACCCGCGAACCGCGGTGCTCCTGGTCGGGCTGGGCGTGGACGAGCTCAGCATGTCGAGCTTCGATTTGCCTCGCGTGAAGGCGGCGATCCGCAGTGTGAATATGACCCAGGCGCGACAGCTCTCGCAGGAAGCTCTGGAGCTTTCCTCGGCCGCCGAGGTGCGCGAGTGTCTGAGCTGCAAACTGGACCCCATTCTGCCGGCGCTCGCGCTCGGCGTGAAGGACAACACATGA
- a CDS encoding bifunctional phosphoglucose/phosphomannose isomerase, with product MTNSLDPPYAHDPKGMGALIEGIPDQIDAALQRITASPWKLDHSRLPSTLAVGAMGGSAIAAELTAALYADRIMRPMVVVRDYHWPGFVTREAFALHCSYSGATEETLALYKQASHRGVPRAALTTGGSLAAACDRDGVPWHRLPSGMPPRAAMFSSWVPITYLIAALDWCDDPTRDWRYTQERLADLKEDIGLHVPERKNAAKQLAREIGDRFVVVYTSTGLAAPAATRLRQQLNENAKMLGRSAQVPELNHNEIVGWERPDSIQESTAVLILQDPDDREEIRRRLALTAEYVKGQGAHVHQVPAGGGSRLSRMAHLVMWGDYLSFYLSQLRGVDPTPVASIDEFKRRMAAATTTKES from the coding sequence ATGACGAATTCCCTCGACCCACCCTATGCCCATGACCCGAAGGGGATGGGTGCACTGATCGAAGGCATTCCCGATCAGATCGATGCCGCGCTCCAGCGCATCACCGCCTCACCCTGGAAGCTGGACCACTCGCGTCTGCCCTCCACCCTCGCCGTGGGCGCGATGGGAGGATCGGCGATCGCCGCCGAGCTCACCGCCGCGCTCTACGCCGACCGCATCATGCGCCCCATGGTGGTGGTGCGCGATTATCACTGGCCTGGGTTCGTGACCCGCGAGGCGTTCGCGCTCCACTGTTCGTACTCGGGCGCCACCGAAGAGACGCTCGCCCTGTACAAGCAGGCGAGCCACCGCGGCGTGCCGCGCGCGGCGCTGACCACGGGCGGCTCGCTGGCCGCCGCGTGCGACCGCGACGGCGTGCCCTGGCACCGGCTGCCGAGCGGGATGCCGCCGCGAGCCGCGATGTTCTCGTCGTGGGTGCCGATCACGTACCTGATCGCCGCGCTCGACTGGTGCGACGATCCGACTCGCGACTGGCGCTACACCCAGGAGCGGCTCGCGGATCTCAAGGAGGACATCGGGCTCCACGTCCCGGAGAGGAAGAACGCGGCCAAGCAGCTGGCGCGCGAAATCGGCGACCGTTTCGTGGTGGTCTACACCTCCACCGGGCTCGCCGCCCCGGCGGCCACCCGGCTCCGGCAGCAGCTCAACGAGAATGCTAAGATGCTCGGCCGCTCGGCCCAGGTACCCGAGCTGAACCACAACGAGATCGTCGGCTGGGAACGGCCGGACTCGATCCAGGAGTCCACGGCGGTATTGATCCTGCAGGATCCGGATGATCGCGAGGAGATTCGCCGCCGGCTCGCTCTGACGGCCGAATACGTGAAGGGTCAGGGAGCGCACGTGCACCAGGTTCCGGCCGGAGGCGGCAGTCGCCTGAGCCGCATGGCGCATCTCGTGATGTGGGGTGATTACCTGAGCTTCTACCTCTCTCAGCTGCGTGGCGTGGATCCCACGCCGGTGGCGAGTATCGACGAATTCAAGCGCCGCATGGCGGCAGCGACGACGACCAAGGAGAGCTGA
- the metK gene encoding methionine adenosyltransferase gives MAARHLFTSESVTEGHPDKIADQISDAVLDALIEQDRASRVACETLVTTGLAVVAGEITSHGYVEIPSLVRRVIGEIGYDSAEYGFDCHTCAVVTTIDDQSPDIAMGVNTGGAGDQGLMFGFACRETPQLMPLPIMLAHGLTRRLAYVRRKGIVPYLRPDGKSQVTVEYEGDKPRKVHTIVVSSQHAEGISQAKIRRDIMKHVIEPTIPARLRARPTVHINPTGSFVKGGPMADTGLTGRKIIVDTYGGVGSHGGGAFSGKDPSKVDRSASYGARYVAKNLVASGLCDRAEVQFAYAIGVAEPVSIMIDTNGTGKVKDSKLTDLVRQHFDLTPKGLIDHLKLRRPIFRKTAAYGHFGRNEPTFTWEKTDKAKALARSV, from the coding sequence ATGGCCGCACGACACCTCTTCACCTCGGAATCGGTGACGGAAGGACATCCCGACAAGATTGCCGACCAGATCTCGGACGCGGTGCTCGACGCGCTGATCGAGCAGGACCGCGCGAGCCGCGTGGCGTGCGAGACGCTGGTGACCACCGGGCTCGCGGTCGTGGCCGGCGAGATCACGAGCCACGGCTACGTGGAGATCCCCTCGCTGGTGCGCCGGGTGATCGGCGAGATCGGCTACGACAGCGCCGAGTACGGCTTCGACTGCCATACGTGCGCGGTGGTGACGACGATCGACGATCAGTCACCCGACATCGCGATGGGCGTGAACACCGGCGGCGCCGGCGACCAGGGTCTGATGTTCGGCTTCGCATGCCGCGAGACCCCGCAGCTCATGCCGCTGCCCATCATGCTCGCCCACGGCCTCACGCGGCGTCTGGCCTACGTGCGGCGCAAAGGCATCGTTCCCTACCTGCGCCCGGACGGGAAGTCACAGGTCACGGTCGAGTACGAGGGGGACAAGCCGCGCAAGGTGCACACCATCGTGGTGTCGAGCCAGCACGCCGAAGGGATTTCGCAGGCGAAGATTCGTCGCGACATCATGAAGCACGTGATCGAGCCGACGATCCCGGCGCGCCTGCGCGCGCGTCCCACCGTGCACATCAATCCCACCGGATCGTTCGTGAAGGGCGGCCCCATGGCGGACACTGGGCTCACCGGGCGCAAGATCATCGTGGACACCTACGGCGGTGTCGGCAGCCACGGCGGTGGCGCGTTCAGCGGCAAGGATCCGAGCAAGGTCGACCGCTCGGCGAGCTACGGCGCGCGCTACGTGGCGAAGAACCTGGTCGCCTCCGGCTTGTGTGACCGCGCCGAGGTACAGTTCGCCTATGCGATCGGCGTCGCCGAGCCGGTCAGCATCATGATCGACACCAACGGCACCGGAAAGGTGAAGGACAGCAAACTCACCGATCTCGTGCGCCAGCACTTCGACCTCACGCCGAAGGGCCTGATCGATCATCTGAAACTGCGGCGTCCGATCTTCCGGAAGACGGCGGCCTACGGTCACTTCGGTCGCAACGAGCCGACGTTCACGTGGGAGAAGACCGACAAGGCGAAGGCGCTGGCGAGAAGCGTGTAG
- a CDS encoding T9SS type A sorting domain-containing protein, translated as MLSRHVRSSALLALLCLSAQTATAQVIRDDFYGVNGNVYAIAEMNGVVYVAGSFDRVGPQTGTAVPISASTGGVLAYPLANGATLAVAPDGAGGWYIGGQFTSVGGVARSGIARLNPDFTLSSWNPDVAGAVYSILVTGSTVYIGGAFASVGGVARTNAAALDAATGAPTAWNPVANATVWTLASSGGAIYMGGQFTTVGGQPRNRLAAVDPSTGAVAAWNPDANGDVRKVVPHGSTLLAAGIFTSIGGQPRNNVAALDLGTGAATGWNPDANQGVLALAVSGSTVYLGGNFTSIGGVTRLRLAAVDAVSGSLSAWNPSSGAMTSVFALAVDGSTVYAGGNFFSIAGQLRDNLVAIDAGTGVATAWNPAPDAPIQCLAVSGSTVFAGGTLTMAGGIERRGAAAFDATTGALTSWNPGVNNSIFAMIASGGLIYAGGNFTSIGGQSRAGLAALDPATGSATAWNPNVTGGDVASMAIGGSTLFAGGLFSAVGGQSRSRLAAVDLVTGAVTSWNPGANERVWALAVDGTTVYAGGLFTSIGGQPRNYLAAINSDGAATSWNPNPGSAVHALAVSGSTVYAGGDFSTIGGQSRSGIAALDAATGMATSWNPAASHSVVALGLGSNTIYAGGSFTSIGGAARGRAGELSLTTGAATTWNPNANNIVRALCVSGSTVYLGGQFSTVGGDPHSGFAVVVNPQVGVAEEGPVSVLELSPSPNPTTGPARLTLALPRAAPVRISIYDLQGRLVARPLDDTRTAGRHVVTWDPHVAGANPGLFFVRLEALGERITRRLVLMR; from the coding sequence ATGCTGTCTCGCCATGTCCGTTCTTCTGCGCTCCTCGCCCTGCTCTGCCTGTCCGCCCAGACGGCGACGGCGCAGGTCATCCGCGACGACTTCTACGGGGTCAATGGCAACGTCTACGCCATCGCGGAGATGAACGGCGTGGTCTACGTGGCCGGCAGCTTCGACCGGGTCGGCCCCCAAACCGGCACCGCGGTGCCGATCTCGGCCTCGACCGGTGGTGTGTTGGCGTACCCGCTCGCGAACGGCGCGACCTTGGCGGTCGCGCCAGACGGCGCGGGTGGGTGGTACATCGGAGGGCAGTTCACGAGCGTGGGCGGGGTGGCTCGATCCGGCATCGCCCGCTTGAACCCCGACTTCACTCTGTCCTCGTGGAACCCTGACGTGGCCGGAGCCGTCTACTCGATCCTTGTGACCGGTTCCACCGTGTACATCGGTGGGGCATTCGCGAGCGTCGGGGGAGTCGCGCGCACCAATGCGGCCGCGCTGGATGCGGCCACCGGGGCGCCAACCGCGTGGAACCCCGTTGCCAACGCGACGGTCTGGACGCTCGCCTCGAGCGGCGGGGCGATCTACATGGGCGGCCAGTTCACGACCGTGGGAGGGCAGCCGCGGAATCGCTTGGCCGCGGTCGATCCTTCGACTGGGGCCGTGGCCGCTTGGAACCCCGACGCGAACGGCGATGTCCGGAAGGTGGTGCCCCATGGATCGACGCTGCTCGCGGCGGGTATCTTCACCAGCATCGGCGGTCAGCCGCGAAACAACGTCGCGGCGCTCGACCTCGGCACCGGGGCCGCGACCGGCTGGAATCCGGACGCGAACCAGGGCGTCCTGGCTCTGGCGGTGAGCGGCTCGACGGTGTACCTGGGGGGGAACTTCACCTCGATCGGTGGAGTCACCCGGTTGAGGCTCGCCGCGGTGGACGCCGTCAGCGGCTCGTTGTCCGCGTGGAATCCGTCGAGCGGCGCGATGACCTCGGTCTTCGCGTTGGCGGTGGACGGATCGACGGTCTACGCCGGGGGGAACTTCTTCTCCATCGCCGGGCAGCTTCGCGACAACCTGGTCGCGATCGACGCAGGCACAGGCGTCGCGACGGCCTGGAATCCCGCTCCCGACGCGCCGATCCAGTGCCTGGCCGTCTCGGGAAGCACCGTCTTCGCGGGTGGAACGCTCACCATGGCGGGAGGCATCGAAAGAAGAGGTGCCGCCGCGTTCGACGCGACGACCGGCGCGCTCACGTCCTGGAACCCCGGCGTCAACAACTCGATCTTCGCCATGATCGCGAGCGGAGGACTGATCTACGCCGGCGGAAACTTCACCTCCATCGGAGGCCAGTCCAGGGCCGGGCTTGCGGCGCTGGACCCGGCGACGGGGAGCGCGACCGCGTGGAACCCGAACGTGACCGGCGGGGACGTGGCGTCGATGGCCATCGGCGGCTCGACGCTCTTCGCTGGCGGGCTGTTCTCGGCCGTCGGTGGGCAATCCCGCAGCCGGCTGGCCGCGGTCGACCTTGTGACCGGCGCCGTCACCAGCTGGAACCCTGGCGCCAACGAGAGAGTGTGGGCGCTCGCCGTCGACGGCACGACCGTTTACGCGGGCGGTCTATTCACCAGCATCGGGGGCCAGCCACGGAACTACCTGGCCGCGATCAACTCCGATGGCGCGGCCACGTCCTGGAATCCCAACCCCGGCTCGGCGGTGCATGCCCTGGCGGTCAGCGGCAGCACGGTGTACGCAGGAGGGGACTTCTCTACGATCGGCGGCCAGTCGCGCAGTGGGATCGCCGCCCTGGATGCCGCGACCGGCATGGCGACGAGCTGGAACCCCGCTGCAAGCCACTCGGTCGTTGCTCTTGGCCTTGGCAGCAACACGATCTACGCCGGCGGGTCCTTCACCAGCATCGGGGGAGCGGCCCGCGGTCGTGCCGGGGAGCTGAGCCTGACGACCGGAGCGGCCACGACCTGGAACCCGAACGCGAACAATATAGTGCGCGCGCTGTGCGTGAGCGGAAGCACGGTCTATCTCGGAGGCCAGTTCAGCACGGTCGGCGGTGATCCGCACTCCGGATTCGCCGTGGTGGTCAATCCCCAGGTCGGCGTGGCTGAAGAAGGGCCAGTGAGCGTGCTGGAGCTCTCGCCGTCGCCCAATCCGACCACGGGGCCGGCACGTCTGACCCTCGCGCTGCCGCGCGCCGCGCCCGTGCGGATCAGCATCTACGATCTCCAGGGCCGTCTGGTCGCGAGGCCTCTCGACGACACGCGCACCGCCGGCCGTCACGTGGTCACGTGGGACCCGCACGTGGCCGGCGCGAATCCCGGTCTCTTCTTCGTCCGTCTCGAAGCGTTGGGCGAGCGGATCACTCGCCGACTGGTGCTGATGCGCTGA
- a CDS encoding FAD-binding oxidoreductase, with translation MLTSSGLSQLTRSFAGDVIRPGDPGYEAARVIWNGMIDRHPALIVRPTSTADVVTAVKFAREQELLVAVRSGGHSIPGLSTCDDGIVIDLSRMRGAEVDPARRIARVNGGALLGELDEAAQKIGLVCPVGVVSHTGVAGLTLGGGMGRLQRKYGLTVDSLHSVDLVTADGRQVRASADENAELFWGVRGAGANFGIATSFEFRLHPLEGKITHGVVIYPARRARELAARFREIVDSGPDDLFASFGFELASTAEPAEVAGKPIAFVSVHHVGSPESAERDIAALHALGPAVIDTIRVKPYLTAQRMNDETMRWGYRFYMKSAFINSLPDELIDRCVEHMPRVPSGVNGGYTVWACGRAIARVPEEATAFSGRQAAFWMGSEILWKDEARDDECRTWGRVAMAESKPYESEGRYVNDVAEVGDDVTRSVYGDAKYQRLVALKRAWDPGNFFRLNQNVRP, from the coding sequence ATGCTGACATCGAGCGGCTTGAGCCAGCTCACCCGGAGCTTCGCCGGCGATGTCATCCGTCCCGGCGACCCCGGCTACGAGGCGGCGCGGGTCATCTGGAACGGCATGATCGACCGCCATCCGGCGCTCATCGTCCGGCCCACGTCCACGGCCGATGTCGTGACCGCCGTGAAGTTCGCGCGCGAGCAGGAGCTCCTCGTCGCCGTGCGAAGCGGCGGACACAGCATTCCAGGACTGTCGACGTGCGACGACGGCATCGTGATCGATCTGTCGCGAATGCGCGGCGCGGAAGTCGATCCAGCGCGGCGCATCGCTCGCGTGAACGGCGGAGCACTGCTCGGCGAGCTGGACGAAGCCGCACAGAAGATCGGATTGGTGTGCCCGGTCGGGGTCGTTTCGCACACTGGCGTCGCCGGCCTGACGCTCGGCGGTGGAATGGGCCGCTTACAACGAAAGTACGGCTTGACGGTGGACAGCCTGCACTCGGTCGACCTGGTGACCGCGGACGGACGCCAGGTGCGGGCCAGCGCCGATGAAAACGCTGAGCTGTTCTGGGGAGTCCGTGGTGCGGGTGCCAATTTCGGGATCGCGACGTCGTTCGAGTTCCGACTCCATCCACTCGAGGGGAAGATCACTCACGGCGTGGTGATATACCCCGCCCGGCGAGCGCGCGAGCTCGCAGCCCGGTTCCGCGAGATCGTCGACTCGGGGCCCGACGATCTGTTTGCCTCGTTCGGATTTGAGCTCGCGTCCACCGCGGAGCCTGCCGAAGTGGCCGGCAAGCCTATCGCGTTCGTATCCGTGCACCACGTCGGCTCGCCCGAGTCGGCCGAGCGCGATATCGCCGCGCTGCACGCGCTCGGACCTGCCGTCATCGACACGATTCGGGTGAAGCCCTATCTCACGGCACAACGGATGAACGACGAGACGATGAGATGGGGATACCGGTTCTACATGAAGAGTGCCTTCATCAACTCGCTTCCCGACGAGCTCATCGACCGCTGTGTCGAGCACATGCCTCGGGTTCCCAGCGGCGTCAATGGCGGGTACACGGTGTGGGCCTGCGGGCGTGCCATCGCTCGCGTTCCCGAAGAGGCGACGGCATTCTCCGGGCGCCAGGCCGCTTTCTGGATGGGCTCTGAGATCCTGTGGAAGGACGAGGCACGCGACGACGAGTGCCGGACATGGGGGCGAGTCGCGATGGCAGAATCGAAGCCCTACGAGTCGGAGGGCCGGTACGTCAACGACGTGGCGGAGGTCGGGGACGACGTCACGCGTTCGGTCTACGGCGACGCGAAGTACCAGCGACTCGTGGCGCTCAAGCGCGCGTGGGATCCCGGGAACTTCTTTCGCCTGAACCAGAACGTGCGGCCGTAG